The DNA window AACGTCGGTCTGGCGCGATTCCTACGGCAAGGGCTACGATCTCGACAATCGCAACTGCCTCCACTTCGCCGGGCGCATCGCCGAGATGGTCGGGCTGAAGGTCAACTATCCGTGGGACCTGCGTCGCCAGCCGCGCCAGTGGCTCAACCATATCAGCATCCTCAATCCCGAGCTCGGCGCGGAGCCGATCGAGGGGTAGCGAAAGCGGACGACGCCCTCACTGTGACGCCGCGTTTGATGAGCGCGTTCCAGCAGAAAGAGAAAAGGGCCGACAGGATTGCTCCTGCCGGCCCCCTCCGGCTCCGACCCCCGGGTTTGCGGGGTGGGGTCAGAACCCGAAGGTCACGCCGACGCGTCCGGCGGTCGATCCGTTCTTGTTGAAGCCGGTGGCGATCCCGGCGTTGAATGCTGCATTCTCGCCGACCATCACGCCGAGCTGGAGCGATCCGGCATGCGCGCCCTCGAACGTGCCGACATTGGCGGTGAGGTTGAACGCCTTGCCCGGCAGGAAGCTCGCTCCACCCAACGCCACCGCGACTGCGGTCGAAGACGAAATCCGCTCGTCGAGGATGGTCATGCTCTGTTCGAGCACATCGATCCGTCCGCCGAGCGCCGCAACGTCGCTGCTCAGCGCGGCGAACTGCGCGTCGGTGACCGCGGCGATGTAGCCGACATCGGCGCGCACCGCATCGACCGACGCTGCCGTCGCAACCTGCTGCCTGCCGAGCACGCCGTCGGCATCGACCGTCACGACATCGACCGGGCCCTGCTGCGCGGCGGTGCTTGCATCGATATCGCCGATCCGCACCGCGCTGCCGGTGCCGCCGATCGTGACTTGGTCGTTGGCGGTGGTGACCGCGCCGAAGCCGATCGCGGTGGCGCGGGCATGCTGGGCTTCGGCGGCATTGCCGATCGCGGTCCCGCTGGCGAACCGCGCCTTCGACCCGGTGCCGATCGCGGTCGCGTTCTCGCCGGTCGCCTGCGCGCCCTTGCCGACCGCAGTCGCTTGCGGCGCCGAAGCGAAGGACTGGTACCCCAGCGCGGTCGTGAACTGGCCGCGCGCTGCGGAGAAAGCCCCGAACGAGAGCGCGCCCGCCCCGGTTGAGGCTGCCCCGGATCCGAAGGCTGCGGCC is part of the Alteriqipengyuania halimionae genome and encodes:
- a CDS encoding YadA-like family protein codes for the protein QSAAATGDRSFAAGYAANAEGASSIAIGTDGDGDSFGARASGNRAIAIGGDSSASEDGTALGTDSFANFASVAIGGTAGSVTNGVAIGYGASASGVGAVTIGRQARSGSNSAIAIGADGDDADTAGARAMGAAAIAMGQDANANGEYAMAMGRQSVASGNLNTAMGANSSATGLNATAVGQGTTANGLQAAAFGSGAASTGAGALSFGAFSAARGQFTTALGYQSFASAPQATAVGKGAQATGENATAIGTGSKARFASGTAIGNAAEAQHARATAIGFGAVTTANDQVTIGGTGSAVRIGDIDASTAAQQGPVDVVTVDADGVLGRQQVATAASVDAVRADVGYIAAVTDAQFAALSSDVAALGGRIDVLEQSMTILDERISSSTAVAVALGGASFLPGKAFNLTANVGTFEGAHAGSLQLGVMVGENAAFNAGIATGFNKNGSTAGRVGVTFGF